A portion of the Psilocybe cubensis strain MGC-MH-2018 chromosome 10, whole genome shotgun sequence genome contains these proteins:
- a CDS encoding Versatile peroxidase VPL1, with product MAFARLPAIVAIALAAAQSAYAAAAARPVTCPSGHTTANAACCALFPVVDLLQDQLFDGAECGEEAHSALRLSFHDAIGFSIHGGKGGGADGSILAFNKTETAFHANGGIDDITDGQFPIWQQTSLSAGDFVHLAAAVGTANCPGAPRLKFMFGRPAPKAPAPDLTIPEPTDSVTSILARFADAGFSPKEAIALLASHTVAAADVVDVTIPGTPFDSTPFTFDSQVFLEVLLKGKAFPGNGSQPGEVLSPLAGEMRLQSDFVLSQDPRTACFWQEMIDNQDFMMSQFKDAMAKLQVLGQDTRKLVDCSDVVPVPKPFTQKIKFPASFSKKDVQIACHALPFPNIATVAGPAPTIPPVPGS from the exons ATGGCTTTCGCTCGTCTTCCCGCTATTGTTGCTATTGCTCTCGCAGCTGCTCAATCTGCGTacgctgccgctgctgcaAGACCAGTAACTTGCCCATCTGGCCACACTACTGCAAACGCCGCCTGCTGTG CTCTCTTCCCCGTTGTTGACCTCCTCCAGGACCAACTCTTCGACGGCGCCGAGTGCGGTGAAGAGGCTCACTCCGCCCTTCGTCTGTCCTTCCACGACGCTATTGGTTTCTCCATCCACG GTGGAAAGGGAGGAGGCGCTGACGGTTCTATTCTCGCGTTCAACAAGACCGAAACCGCCTTCCACGCAAACGGAGG TATCGATGATATCACTGACGGTCAATTCCCCATCTGGCAGCAGACCTCTTTGAGCGCTGGTGACTT CGTCCACCTCGCTGCCGCTGTCGGTACCGCCAACTGCCCTGGTGCTCCTCGCCTAAAGTTCATGTTCGGCCGCCCAGCCCCCAAGGCCCCTGCCCCCGATCTCACCATCCCTGAGCCTACCGACAGCGTCACGAGCATCTTGGCTCGCTTTGCCGATGCCGGCTTCTCCCCCAAGGAGGCCATCGCCCTCCTCGCATCCCACACTGTCGCTGCAGCC GATGTTGTCGATGTCACCATTCCCGGAACCCCCTTCGACTC CACCCCGTTCACTTTCGACTCGCAAGTCTTCCTTGAGGTTCTGCTCAAGGGCAAAGCCTTCCCCGGTAACGGCTCGCAACCCGGTGAAGTCCTTTCCCCCTTGGCCGGAGAGATGCGTCTCCAGAGTGACTTCGTCCTCTCTCAAGACCCCAGGACCGCCTGCTTCTGGCAAGAGATGATCG ACAACCAGGACTTCATGATGTCGCAGTTCAAGGATGCCATGGCTAAGCTCCAGGTTCTCGGCCAGGACACCCGCAAGCTCGTCGACTGCTCTGAT GTCGTCCCCGTTCCCAAGCCCTTCACTCAGAAGATCAAGTTCcccgcctccttctccaaGAAGGACGTCCAGATCGCCTGCCACGCTCTTCCCTTCCCCAACATTGCCACTGTTGCCGGACCCGCCCCCACCATCCCCCCTGT CCCCGGCTCTTAA
- a CDS encoding Serine/threonine-protein kinase CLA4, which yields MAYQVTQASLTPSRPPPQAPQRRGTDNSQGYSSNASLANSGYNSSFTFTPSSPSSSSYNSPYSGIGGSPNRGPDDASGSQVVRSGAVSMKEDAFGNWIFQRKWLVLRDQTLSFHKSESSPQQIVIWLRDITNVERIDMKPYCLALEAKDRRYFIALKSDEELYGWLDDVYSRSPLMGVSNPTNFVHKVHVGFDPLSGAFTGMPEQWTKLLTKSAITREDYAKDPQAVLDVLEFYTDHQKRELEDMSLGAPARFNAGTGFGGASKLNDNGRPGIKRQESSPPGLGGDTDNLPSAAARAAELVNGSHVASAISTVQGPRGPLPNPQPPQASRPAPPRPLMTGTRPAPPTPGQSGKVDLTPNAADLRARAKAQGPPPNAIPARNDSLPALPDQTIKQQQERQEQLWQQEQQQRQQESRVEQWQKQQQQQQEEDRYQQQQQQQKNLDLPRPQIAPSKSSPATTSPASQPAPGPAGSTTGPPPVLPLQPSKKIQIQAQEKPTKLAANGGVAAAAAALEKPKEKEKRISTMTEVQIMEKLRQVVSDDDPKLLYSKIKKVGQGASGHVYVAKTLSTGKKVAIKEMDLSHQPRKELIVNEILVMKESQHPNIVNFLESYLVKNNELWVVMEYMEGGALTDIIENNQLEEDQISSICLETCKGLGHLHSQSIIHRDIKSDNVLLDAQGRVKITDFGFCAKLTDQKSKRATMVGTPYWMAPEVVKQKEYGAKVDIWSLGIMAIEMIENEPPYLDEEPLKALYLIATNGTPTLKKPEALSRELKGFLAVCLCVDVGSRATANELLEHEFLKKACALSGLAPLLRFKTGKQGS from the exons ATGGCGTATCAGGTTACACAGGCCTCTCTCACCCCATCACGACCGCCGCCGCAAGCCCCTCAACGACGCGGTACGGACAACTCGCAGGGTTACAGCAGCAACGCTTCTCTTGCTAACTCTGGTTACAACTCGTCGTTCACTTTCACGCCTTCGTCTCCGTCGAGTTCATCCTACAATTCGCCCTATTCAGGGATCGGAGGTTCTCCAAACCGTGGCCCTGACGATGCGTCTGGTTCGCAGGTGGTTAGAAGTGGCGCTGTCAGCATGAAGGAGGACGCCTTTGGCAACTGGATATTCCAGAGGAAGTGGCTGGTGCTCAGAGACCAGACACTCTCATTCCACAAAAGCGAG TCATCACCTCAACAAATCGTCATATGGCTCCGTGACATTACAAATGTTGAGCGCATAGATATGAAGCCTTATTGTTTAGCTCTGGAGGCCAAAGATCGAAGATACTTTATTGCTTTGAAGAGCGACGAAGAGCTCTATGGGTGGTTGGACGACGTCTACTCGAGAAGTCCGCTCATGGGCGTTAGCAACCCCACCAACTTCGTCCATAAAGTTCACGTTGGGTTCGACCCTCTCTCGGGTGCTTTCACA GGTATGCCTGAGCAGTGGACGAAATTATTGACGAAGTCAGCAATTACGAGGGAGGATTACGCAAAGGATCCTCAAGCCGTGCTGGATGTCTTGGAGTTTTACACGGATCATCAGAAAAGGGAACTCGAGGATATGTCGCTCG GTGCTCCTGCTCGCTTCAACGCCGGGACAGGCTTCGGCGGTGCGAGTAAATTGAACGACAACGGTCGGCCAGGCATCAAACGACAGGAATCGTCACCACCAGGCCTAGGGGGTGACACTGACAATCTTCCCAGTGCGGCCGCACGAGCTGCGGAGCTTGTGAATGGCTCTCATGTCGCCAGCGCGATATCCACCGTTCAGGGACCACGAGGCCCTCTCCCAAACCCACAGCCTCCTCAAGCGTCGCGCCCAGCGCCTCCTCGACCCCTTATGACAGGGACTCGGCCTGCACCCCCCACGCCCGGCCAATCAGGCAAAGTTGATTTGACGCCTAATGCTGCCGATCTGCGCGCTCGAGCGAAAGCGCAAGGACCGCCACCCAACGCTATACCAGCCAGGAATGACTCATTGCCCGCATTACCTGACCAGACGAtcaagcagcagcaggagcgTCAGGAACAGCTGTGGCAGCAGGAACaacagcagcggcagcaggaATCACGGGTGGAGCAATGGCAgaaacaacagcagcaacaacaggagGAAGACAggtatcagcagcagcaacagcaacagaaGAATCTGGATTTGCCACGTCCTCAGATCGCTCCATCGAAATCTTCTCCTGCAACGACTTCCCCTGCATCCCAACCCGCGCCGGGCCCTGCTGGCTCTACCACCGGTCCACCGCCTGTCCTCCCCTTGCAGCCGtcaaaaaaaatacaaatccAGGCTCAAGAGAAGCCGACCAAGTTGGCGGCGAATGGTGGGgttgccgctgccgctgcggCCTTGGAGAAGCctaaggagaaggagaagaggatcaGCACGATGACGGAGGTGCAGATCATGGAGAAGCTCCGCCAGGTTGTCAGCGACGACGATCCGAAGTTGCTGTACAGCAAGATTAAAAAAGTTGGTCAAGG AGCATCTGGACACGTGTACGTTGCCAAAACCCTCTCCACAGGCAAAAAGGTCGCCATCAAGGAAATGGATTTGTCTCACCAACCGCGCAAGGAGCTCATCGTCAACGAAATTTTGGTGATGAAGGAATCCCAGCACCCAAATATTGTCAACTTCTTGGAGTCATATCTCGTTAAGAATAATGAGCTTTGGGTGGTCATGGAATACATGGAAGGTGGTGCTTTAACGGATATCATCGAGAATAACCAGTTGGAGGAGGATCAAATTTCGAGCATTTGTCTCGAG ACTTGCAAAGGACTTGGACATCTTCACAGTCAAAGTATCATCCATCGTGATATCAAATCCGATAATGTTCTGCTCGACGCTCAAGGCCGAGTTAAAATCA CTGATTTCGGGTTCTGCGCTAAATTGACCGACCAAAAGTCAAAGCGCGCGACAATGGTTGGTACACCATACTGGATGGCACCTGAAGTCGTCAAGCAAAAGGAGTATGGTGCCAAGGTCGACATTTGGTCCCTCGGCATCATGGCTATCGAGATGATTGAAAATGAGCCTCCTTACCTAGACGAGGAACCGTTGAAGGCGTTGTATTTGATTGCGACGAACGGGACTCCAACTCTCAAGAAGCCCGAGGCTCTCAGTCGAGAATTAAAGGGATTTTTGGCGGTTTGTCTGTGTGTGGATGTCGGTAGTCGGGCGACTGCTAATGAATTGCTTGAG CATGagttcttgaagaaggctTGTGCGCTATCAGGCCTTGCTCCTTTACTACGATTCAAGACCGGGAAGCAGGGTTCATGA